From the genome of Amia ocellicauda isolate fAmiCal2 chromosome 14, fAmiCal2.hap1, whole genome shotgun sequence, one region includes:
- the LOC136767775 gene encoding serine/threonine-protein kinase TAO2 yields the protein MGVAVGEASGEGDLGGGEGDMEEEEEEESKGEEGEEGEGEGLDTGEGQDEGCEGRRLEDAGEEEETGLGLNDTVQELRERGIAESKRERASEAEEVESVGRHCEAREAEEEGEKGEEQVGAERERDGQGPEKEEAESGLQGGTGEEGGREGEEERVLEGTEFDELWGEDEKREVPRMHGEEEDEEEGRGVADGCPSELISVLERKKGAGVQESEREDELSSFYFPESLEELESAYLPDNPAPPPPPPPSSHSSLPSLFSHFLCLALSFSAATHPSLPLLLLLLVFLLSLRHSPPLPSLPSLLLYSELVLLTLFLSYLLLRSCCSVSLSLYLSLACWGCGLACLGLSLSLGLYYIPATLVSASFLSSPSLFLSLYLLVVLVVRPARGALETLPRKANKLWVRFLFRLPRPLFVACQSLLGGLTERSLYDVFPKAGRGWGPRQSRLPVPLRSVSHCKVRPLPPALRLGRLLGRPLRVLADWANARVLWLASRVLTGLPHGYLSRLRALGLLREERPSRLPKLLPREERERDRERRRRREMERRNRRREEEEMFRAGRVQAAWVTGLRRTASGRKVVPWR from the coding sequence atGGGCGTGGCCGTGGGAGAGGCCAGCGGAGAGGGGGacctgggggggggagagggggatatggaagaggaagaggaggaggagagcaagggagaggagggagaggagggtgaGGGGGAAGGGCTGGACACTGGAGAGGGGCAGGATGAAGGCTGTGAGGGGAGGAGGCTGGAGGATGCTGGAGAGGAGGAAGAAACGGGGCTGGGCTTAAATGACACTGTGCAAGAgctgagggagaggggcattgcggagagcaagagagagagggcatCGGAGGCCGAGGAGGTGGAGAGTGTGGGCCGACACTGCGAGGCCCgagaggcggaggaggagggagagaagggggaAGAGCAGGTTGGggcggagagggagagagatgggcaGGGGCCTGAGAAGGAGGAGGCAGAGAGCGGGCTTCAGGGAGGGACTGGAGAAGAGGGCGGCAGAGAGGGGGAAGAGGAGAGAGTGCTGGAGGGGACAGAGTTCGACGAGTTGTGGGGAGAGGACGAGAAGAGGGAAGTGCCGCGGATGCacggggaggaggaggacgaggaggaagGGAGGGGGGTGGCGGACGGCTGCCCCTCCGAGCTCATCTCTGTGCTGGAGCGCAAGAAGGGAGCGGGAGTgcaggagagcgagagagaggacgAGCTGTCCTCCTTCTACTTCCCCGAGtccctggaggagctggagagtGCCTATCTCCCCGACAACCCCGCgcccccgccccctccccctccatctTCCCATTCCTCGCTCCCCTCCCTCTTCTCCCACTTCCTCTGTCTGGCCCTGTCCTTCTCAGCTGCcacccatccctccctccccctcctcctcctcttgctggtcttcctcctctccctgcgccactcccctcccctccccagcctgccctccctccttctctacTCCGAGCTGGTCCTGCTCACCCTCTTCCTCTCCTACCTCCTCCTGCGCTCCTGctgctctgtctccctctcgctctaCCTCTCCCTGGCCTGCTGGGGCTGCGGCCTAGCCTGCCTGGGCCTCTCCCTCAGCCTGGGCCTCTATTACATCCCGGCCACCCTAGTCTCCGCCTCCTTCCTCAGCTCgccctccctcttcctctccctctaccTGCTGGTAGTGCTGGTGGTGCGGCCGGCCAGGGGGGCTCTGGAGACGCTCCCCAGGAAAGCCAACAAGCTCTGGGTGCGCTTCCTGTTCCGCCTGCCCCGCCCTCTCTTCGTGGCCTGTCAGTCACTCCTGGGTGGGCTGACCGAGCGCAGTCTCTATGACGTCTTCCCTAAAGCAGGGCGTGGCTGGGGCCCCCGTCAGAGCCGTCTCCCGGTGCCCCTCCGCTCCGTCAGCCACTGCAAAGTCCGCCCTCTCCCCCCTGCCCTTCGGCTCGGGCGCCTCCTGGGACGGCCCCTGAGGGTCCTCGCCGACTGGGCCAATGCCCGGGTGCTCTGGCTGGCCAGTCGGGTCCTGACGGGGTTGCCCCACGGCTACCTGAGTCGGTTGCGCGCCTTGGGCCTGCTCAGGGAGGAGAGGCCCAGCCGCTTGCCCAAGCTGCTGCCCCGGGAGGAGCGGGAGCGGgacagggagaggaggaggaggagggagatggagagaaggaacaggagaagggaggaggaggagatgttCAGGGCAGGGAGGGTGCAGGCGGCCTGGGTGACAGGATTGCGCAGGACTGCGTCGGGCAGGAAAGTGGTGCCCTGGAGAtag